The following proteins are encoded in a genomic region of Palaemon carinicauda isolate YSFRI2023 chromosome 19, ASM3689809v2, whole genome shotgun sequence:
- the LOC137658870 gene encoding ADP-ribosylation factor-like protein 3 yields MGLLSLLRKLKSAPDQELRILLLGLDNAGKTTLLKKLASEDITQTTPTQGFNIKSVQSDGFKLNVWDIGGQRKIRPYWRNYFENTDVLIYVIDSGDRKRFEETGQELGEILSEEKLAGVPVLIFANKQDLFNAAPASEIAEGLQLHTIRDRTWQIQACSATSGEGVKDGLDWVCKNLKKK; encoded by the exons ATG GGTCTCCTTTCCTTGCTGAGAAAGTTGAAATCAGCGCCAGACCAGGAGCTGAGGATTCTTCTCCTAGGCCTAGACAATGCGGGGAAGACGACGCTCTTGAAGAAACTGGCGTCTGAGGACATCACGCAGACGACTCCTACGCAGGGATTCAACATCAAGTCTGTTCAGTCCGACGGTTTCAAGTTAAACGTATGGGATATTGGTGGACAGAGAAAGATCAGGCCCTACTGGAGAAATTACTTCGAAAACACAGATGTTTTG ATCTATGTGATTGACAGTGGAGACAGGAAACGATTTGAAGAAACCGGCCAGGAATTGGGGGAGATTTTGAGCGAGGAAAAATTAGcag GTGTGCCGGTGCTGATATTCGCCAACAAACAAGACTTGTTCAATGCAGCGCCTGCCTCCGAGATAGCAGAGGGTCTTCAGTTACACACCATTCGCGACAGAACATGGCAAATACAAGCTTGTTCTGCAACATCCGGTGAAGGAGTGAAG GATGGCTTAGACTGGGTGTGCAAGAACCTCAAGAAGAAGTGA